The Fundidesulfovibrio terrae genomic sequence CAGGAGCTACTGGACCTGGGCGGCGAGTTCGCGAGGCTGCACGCGCTCCAGTTCGCGCCGCTCAAGGAGCGGGGCAAGAAGGCGGCGCAGCCCGCCGAGGAAGCCCCGTAGGTAAGGCATAGCCCGGATCACCGTTGCGGCCGACACTTCGCGAGGGGAACGCCATGAACCATTCCAGCCGTTGGCTTGCGATTTCCAACCCCATTGCGCGCCGGGCATCCGGCGCTGTCGGGCTAACCCGTCCGGCATGGCCGCTGCGGGTCCTGGCGCTCATGGTCCTGGCCGCAGGCCTTGCCGGCTGCGGCGGCACGGGCGGCGGGGCCAAATACACCTTGCACTTGGACGCCTACGCCGAGCGCGTCACCTATGGAAAGCGCTTCGTGGTGCTCCAGGGCGTCATGGAAGTTAAGCCCGGCGACACCCAGTTCAAGGCCGCCTGCGAGGAGTTGGCCAAGGCCGTGGAGGCCAAGGGCTACCAGCGCGCGGCCTCCATCGAGGAAGCCGACCTGGGCCTGTATCTGGCCTATCACGTCACCGAATCCAGCCGCGCCCCCTTCGACAACTTCCATCCCCGCACGCCGGGCCTCGCCCCGCAACAGCTGTTCTTCTCGGAGTACACCCGCGACGTGGTGGTGGAGGCCGTGGACATGGCCCGCTACAAGGCGAATGATCCCCAGAACGTGGTCTGGAAGATCCACGTGGCCAGCAAGGGGCCCACCAGCGACATGGCCAAGGCCATGCCCTACATCGCCGCCGCCGTGGCCAGGTACATGGGCACAAGCGGCGAGGTGTTTGTGGAAGTGGACTCCAATTTCGACATCCATCCCTTCAAGCCCGCAAAACAACACTATAGGCCGTAATCGCCATGAAAAAACGCACCGTCATCGTCTCCGGCCTTGCCTGCACCTACCCCCTGGGCGGAGTCGCCTGGGACTACATCCAGTACCTGCACGGCTTCCACAAGCTCGGCCACGACGTCTATTACCTGGAAGACACCGGCGGCTGGGCCTACGACCCGTTCAACGTCACCTTCACCGAAGACTACTCGTATCATATCAAGTACCTGACGGATTACCTGGCGGCGCTTGATCCCGATCTCGCCAAGCGCTTCTGCGTGCGCGACCCCGGCGACAACTTCCACGGCCTGTCGCGCGAGCAGCTCTCCGACGTGGTGAAGCGCGCCGACGTGGTGTTCAACATCTCCACCACCCTGTGGCTGCGCGAGGAGTACCAGTCCATCCCCGTGAAGGTGCTCATCGACTCCGACCCCATGTACACCCAGGCGGGAATCCCGGACTATCTCGCGGGCACGGCCTCGGAAAAGGACGTGAAGAATATCGAGCACATGAAGATGCACGACCGTTTCTTCAGCTTCGCCGAGAACTTCGGGAAAGATGGCTGTCTCATCCCTAAGGGCGTGTTCGACTGGCATCCTACGCGCCAGCCCATGGTGCTCTCGTGCTGGGACACGCCGCGCAAGCCCGCGTCCGACGCCTTCACCACGGTGCTCTCCTGGCAGCCCAAGGAGTCCGGCCCGGTGATCGACGGCGTGCAGTACGGCGGCAAGAACACGGAATTCTTGCGCTTCATCGACCTGCCGCAAAAGACCAAAGCCACTCTGGAGCTGGCCCTGGGGCAGGGCAGGCCGCCGCGCGAAATGCTCGAGGAGAAGGGCTGGAAGCTGGAGGACGGCTTCGCCAAGTCCACCACGCCTTGGCTCTACCGCGACTACATCTGGGACAGCTTCGCCGAGTTCTCCATGGCCAAGAACGCCTACGTGGCGTCGAAGAGCGGCTGGTTCTCCTGCCGCAGCAGCTGCTATCTGGCGGCCGGGCGGCCCTGCGTGGTGCAGGACACCGGTTTCTCCCGGTTCATGCCCGTGGGCGAGGGCGTGCTGGCCTTCAATACGGAGGACGAGGCCCTGGCCGGGATCGAGGCCGTGCGCTCGGACTGGGAGAAGCACTCCAAGGCGGCGAAGGCGTTCGCCAAAGAGTGGTTCGACTCGGACAAGGTGCTGGGCAAGCTTCTGACGGAAGCCATGGAATAGCGACAATATCGGATCATCACGTGAGACGTAAAATACTTGCGGGGTCCAGGGGGATCATCCCCCTGGCGGTTGCAGGGCGGTGCCCTGCCGGGGGTTGGGGCGGAGCCACATCCCGCTTCCTTCTCATTCTTGCCTTCGTGCTTCTCCTGCCGTCCTTGTCTTTCGCGCGCGGCTGGTCCGTCACCGAGCAGGACGGCGTCAAGTGGCTGGTCACTCCCGAAGGCGCGCGGTTCTTCTCGCTCGGCGTGAACAACACAAGCGGCGGCTCGGCCGACGACAAGGCCAAGGGAGAGCGCGCCTACTACTGGCAACGGTTCTATCCGAGCCTGGAAGAGTGGGGCCGTGACACCCAGGCGCGCCTCACGGCCTGGGGCTTCAACACCTCGGGCGGCTGGTCCGACGTGTCGGCCGTCATGAACTTCCCGGTGATTCCGGAGATCGACCTGGGGCGAAACTCCAAGCTCCACTGGTACGACATCTTCGACCCGTCCATGCAGGACGCCGCCGACGAGATCGCCCGCGAGATCGTGGCCAAGTACAAAGACAACCCGCGTGTGATGGGCTTCTTCACGGACAACGAGGTGGGCTGGTGGAACTCCCCGCTGTTCCTGTGGCACCTAGAGCGCGGCTGGGCCTTCTCGTCCAAGCGGGTGCTGTGGCAGCTCCTGTACGACACCTATGACGGCAAGTGGGAGAAACTCCTGAAGGACTTCGTGCCCGCACAGGGCTTCGACTCCTTCGAGAAGCTCAAGGACGACGGCGCGGCGCTCAAGCTGCGCCCCGGCGGCCAGGGCATCAAGGTGATCGGCAAGTTCACCTATGAGATCGCCCGGCGCTATTACGAGCTGGCCTTCCGGGCCATGCGCAAGGCCGACCCCAAGGCCCTGGTGGTGGGCGACAGGCTGCCGCTCTACTACAACCAGGACGCGGTGCTGGCCCAGAAGGGCTTCGTGGACGTGCTCTCCACCAACTACAACGTTGACTGCGAGGACGGCTGGGTGGCTCCGTACTACTTCGAGGGGCTGCACAGGCTTTCGGGCTCGCCGGTGCTCATCTCGGAATACTTCTTCGCTGCCGCCGACAACCGCAGCGGCAATTTGAACAACGGCCACCTCATGCATGTGGCCACTCAGGAGGAGCGCGCCAAGGGGGCCACGGCGGCCATGAAGAACTTCGCCTCCTTCCCCAACGTGGCCGGCGTGCACTGGTTCCAGTACTCCGACGAACCCACCGGAGGGCGCAGCGACGGCGAGGACTTCAACATGGGGCTGGTGGACATCCACAACAAGCCCTACGAGTTGCTCACCGCCGCCTTCTCCGCACTCAATCCGCTGATTCCGGCCATCCATGCCGCCAGCCGCTGGACCGCCAAGCTCAACGGCAACGGAAGCGGCAACGGTCCGCTGGTCCTCCTCAAGTCCTCCGCGCCCAAGAGCCTGACGGACGGCTCCCTCCTGGACTGGCCGGACAAGGCCCGGACACGCCTGACCGGATTCGCCACGCCCAAGCCCTACGCGCCCTTCGGGGACGTGCACTTGGCCTGGGACGAGAACGGCCTCTATTTCGCCAACATCGCGGGCAACTACGTGGACCTCGCGCTCCTGGACTACAGCGGCGAGTATCCCTTGTCCGAGACCTACCAAATCCATATAACGCTCGATGCCGGGGCCGGCGCGCGGCATTTCGCCGTGCACCTGATCCCCAGGCCCCACTCGGTCTGGCCAGGACGCTTCGAGCTCAAGCCGCAGCTGTGGCGCTACGAGAACGGCGCGCCGGTGGAGCGCATCGACGACCCCGGGCTGGTGCAGGCCCTGGACAAGCCCCTGCCGCACATCCAGGTTGAGGGGCTCATCCCGGCGAAGCTTCTGGGCGTGGACGCGCTTAAGCCCGGGCAGGAAATCACGCTGAGCGTGGAAGTGATCAATTTCTATAGAGAACTGACCATGGCCGCCACCGGCAGGACCGCCGTGCTCGGCCGGGCCGTGGACAACGCGGGAGCGCAAGAATGAAAGGCAATATCCTGGTGACGGGCGGGGCGGGCTACATCGGCTCCCACACCTGCAAGGCCTTGAAGCAGGCCGGATACCAGCCCATAACCTTCGACAACATGGTCTATGGTCACGAGTGGGCCGTCAAATGGGGGCCGCTCATCAAGGGCGACATCCTGGACGGCGAGACCCTGGATGCGGTGTTCAAGCAGTACGCCCCCCTGGCCGTGCTGCACTTCGCGGCTTTCGCCTATGTGGGCGAGTCTGTGGCCGACCCGGAGAAGTACTACCGCAACAACGTCATGGGGACGCTCTCGCTGCTCTCGGCCATGCGCCGCGCCAAGTGCAAGAACATCGTGTTCTCCAGCACCTGCGCCACCTACGGCGTGCCGAGCGAGCTGCCCTTGCGCGAGGACCATCCGCAGAAGCCCATCAATCCCTACGGCTGGACCAAACTCATGATGGAGCAGACCCTCAAGGACTTCGATACCGCCTATGGCATCCGCCACGCCGCGCTCAGGTATTTCAACGCCGCCGGGGCCGACCCTGACTGTGAGATCGGCGAGGAGCACGATCCCGAGACGCACCTGATTCCGCTGGTCATCGCCGCCACCCAGGGCAAGCGCGGCAACGTGGAAATCTACGGCACCGACTACGACACCCCGGACGGCACCTGCATCCGCGACTATATCCACGTGGCGGACCTTGCCGTGGCGCACATCCAGGCCCTGGAATACCTCCAGGACAAGGACGAGAGCCTGGTGGTGAACCTGGGCACCGGCAACGGCCAGACCGTGCGCGAGGTCATCCGGGCGGTGGAGAAGGTGTCCGGCAAGGCCACGCCCGTGAAGGAAGGCCCGCGCCGCCCCGGCGACCCGCCGGGCCTCTACGCCTACGCCGACAAGGCCTACAAGCTGCTCGGCTGGAAGCCGCAGTACGGGGATATCGAGACGATTGTCGGCACCGCCTGGAAGTGGCACGAGAAGGCGAAGAGTTAAGATGCCTCCGGCGGCCAAAGGGACGGGGACCCTTTGGAATCCCCAATAGCTTCGCGCCGATCGATGTGAAGTTTGACCAATATGCAGGGAGCGCGCTTTGCGCGCTCCCTGCTTTTTTGTCTTCCTTAAACGCCCAGCGCCCGGGTCCCCCCGGCCTGACGCTTGAGCTGGTCTATCAACTGCGCCAGGGCGGCGGCCTGGGCTTCCAGGTCCTGGAGCGCCCCGAGCGAGGCGTTGACGTGCTCGTCGGTGCGCACGGCGATGGCGTTGATCTCGTCCACGGACCGGTTGATCTCCTCGGACGTGGCGGACTGCTCCTCGGCGGCTGTGGCGATGGACTGGATCTGCCCCGCCGAATCGTCGGTGCTGGAGACGATCTCTCCCAGGGCGGAACCGGATTCTCCGGCCAGGTTGGCGGCCTGGTCCAGATCGGCGACCGCCGCTTCCACTGAGCGCACATTCTCCCCGGCCACGCGCTGGATCGACTGGATGGACTCGCCCACTTCCTTGGTGGCCACCATGGTCTTTTCGGCCAGCTTGCGCACCTCGTCGGCCACCACGGCGAAGCCTCGCCCGGCCTCTCCGGCGCGGGCCGCCTCGATGGCGGCGTTCAAGGCCAGGAGGTTGGTCTGGTCGGCTATGTCCTCGATGGTGGTCATGATCTTGCCGATGGCCTGGGCCTGGGAGTCCAGCTGGTTCATGGATTCGCGCAGGGCGGTGGTCTTGCGCTGGGTTTCGCGCATGGCTTCGAGTGATTTCGCCACCACCTGCGCGCCGAGGCTGGCCTTGTCGCGGGCGTCCTTGCCCTGCTGGGCGGCGTTGGAGGCGTTGCGGGCCACCTCCAGCACGGTGGAGTTCATTTCCTCCATGGCCGTGGCCGTGGAGGAAATGCGTTCGCGCTGCACATCGGTGCCCTGGCGGATGTCCGCGGAATGATCAGCGAGGGAGCCCACGGCGGCGCTGAGTTCGTGGGCGACTTCCTCCAGCCGGTGTGCGGCGTCGAGCATGCCTTCGGCCCTGGCCCGTTCCGCCTGGAGCTTGGCCGACTCGGCCTCGTCGGTGGCCAGGCGGGCGGCATGGGCCTTGTCCTGGGCGTCGGCGGTCCTGGCCTCGATCTCGGCGATGTTGTTCCTCAGCGTGGCGCTCATGGTGTTCAGGGCGTCGAAGATGGAGCCGATCTCGTCGGTGCTGCGGTGCTCGATGCGCCCGTAGCTGCCCTTGGAGATGTCCCCCAGGAAGGCGTTCACCCGGTTGAGGGGCCGGATGACGATGCGCCGGGTGAGAATCCAGATGCCGAGCCCCATGGCGGCCATGCTGGCCAGGGCTACGCCCGCGATGGGCGTCACCGCGGCGGACACGGGCTCCATGAGCTCGCTTTCCTCGATGAGGCCGATGAAGCGCCATTTGAGTTCGGGCGAGGTGTAGGCGGCGGCGCTGTAGGCCGTCCCTCCAACGTTCACGGAGCCGGTGGCCGAGCCGGACTTGAAGAAGGCCGCCAGGGAGTCGTTGCCGATCTCCGCGATCTTCTTGAAGTTGTGCTCGGGCTTCTTGGGGTCGGAGATGACCACGCCGTCGTCCTGGACGAGAATCACGTACCCGGTGCGCCCGATGCGGACCTTTTTGATGAGGTCGGTGATCTGGGTCAGGGTGATGTCCATGGCCGAGATGCCCAGGATGTCCCCCTTGGCGTCGAGGATGGCCTTGCAGACGCTAATCATGGGGGTCTTGTCCACGGCCTCGTAGGCGGGGGTGACCACGGCCTCGCGCGGGGTGGCCATGGCGCTCTTCCACCAGGGGCGCTGGCGCGGGTCGAACCCGGCGGGCTGCTTCTTGCCCGTGTCCTTATGGTTGATGATGTACTTGCCGTCGCGGTTGCCAGTGTAGATGGCGAGATAGTCCGGATGCGACTCGCGCAGGGGGCCGAACGCCTCGTACATGAGCCGTCCGGCCTCGTCGTCCGGCCAGACCTTGGCCAGGGTCGCCTCGGAGGTGCCCACGAAGGTGGTCTTGAGTTCCTCGATCCGCTTGTTCACCGGGAGCGAGGCGGCCATGGTGATGTTGAGCTTGGCCTCTCCCAGGAAGGAGGCCACCACGTTGCTGGCCTGGCGGAGTTCCGCGGTGGCGGCCTGGGTGAAGTTGTCGCGCGAGAGCGTGGAGATGTTCCCCGACGTAAGCAGAAAGATCGCGATCATGGGCAGCAGGATGATCACGAACGTCCCCAGCATGAGTTTCACGGTGATGGATCGTTTCAAGGGGGCCTCCTTTCTGGCGGGTACGGAAAACTGACCGGGACTCCGGTCATCCCGCAGGCTCAAGGCAGGTGCATACGGCTACGAACAATATAGTACATCCCGGTGATGTAAAGGTGCCGGATACGAAAAATGGGAGTTCAAAGACGGACGGGAGTCTGTTAGGGTTTGAAATGACGGACAGCCATACGAAATGGAGGCGGTGTGCCATGAGTGATGCTCATCTGGTCGTGGGCGGCGTGGACCTGGCGAAGATACGCAACAAGAACGAGCTCCGCGTGGCCCGGCTGCTGGATAAAGTCCTCGCCGAGGACGGGGCTGGCGTCACCGACCCCCTGGACATCCAGGACGTCTACGCCCTCACGCTCAACCTGCTGCCCTCGCGCTACCGCCAGCTGGGCACCATCGTCCTCTCCGAACCCGTCAAGGACAGCCACATCGAATCCGCCATCCGCCGGGCCCTCCGCACCGTGAAGGAACGCCCCAACCGCTGAGCCAGGCTCCGGTTTTTCCCGCGCGGCCGTGCCGGCCGCGCGGCTTTCCCCTTGTCTTCAGTCTTGTCCGGGCATGGAAGTCCTATTCATTGCCCCTGGCGGAAGTTCCGTGATATGCGGATCCCGCTGACATATCCGGATTCTCGTCACAGACCGGCCAGGACATGGCGTGGCCGCACAAGCGAAGAGGGGCGCATGCGTTACGACTTGAAGAGCCTGCTCGTGTTTCTTGCTGTATGCGTTGTTGGACCGGCCGGATGCTCGCGCAATGCCGATGCGCCCGCGCCCCCGATGTCCGCCGGGGGGGAGCGCGCGGCCTCCTCGGAATACGTCGGCTCGCAACGCTGCGGGACCTGCCATGCCCGCAATTACCACTCGTGGCGAGGGACCAAGCACGCCAACATGCTTGCCGAGCCGGACAACAGGAGCGTGGTGGGGGATTTCTCCCGGGCCGGCGTCCTGGACCTGCCGGAGGGCCTGGCCGCGCGCATGCACGAGAAGGACGGCCGGCGCTTCGTCTCCCTCGAGCAGGGGGGACGCTCCCGCGAGGACCAATCCGTGGCCTACGTGCTGGGCGGAGCGCGCCGCCAGATGTACGTGGCCGTGTCGCGGGAGGGGAAGCTCTGCGTGCCGCCCGTGCAGTGGAACGTCCGGGACGGGCGCTGGAGTTCGCCGCAGGGGCCGGACGGGGCCACGGACGACTGGCTGCGCGACTGCGCCGGGTGCCACGTCACCGGCTTGGGCCAGGCAGGCGCACAGGGAGGCGGCGTGAAGACCTGGAGCGAGGACGCCATCGGCTGCGAGGCCTGCCACGGCCCGGGTGCGCGCCATGCGAACGCCAAGAATCCCGAAAAACCAGACACCATCTTCAATCCCGGCAGCGTCCCCGAAGAGGCGCGGGCCGCCATGGTCTGCGGGCGGTGCCACACCAGGGGAACATCCTCGGACGGCAGGGCGTATCCCCCGGGCGTCGAGCCCGGAGGCGACTTCCGTCACGGTTTCGCCGAGGTCAAGAGGGACGACGCGCGCTATTTCTGGCCGGACGGATCCTCCCGGGCCAACCGCCAGCAGTATGCCGATTTCGTCACCTCCACCATGTACGAACGGGGCGTGAAATGCTGGTCCTGCCACAATCCGCACAAGGCCTCGGAGAACAACGCCTCGAGCCTGCGCCTGACGGGAAACTCCCTGTGCCGCTCGTGCCATCCGGCCGGCGCCGGGGAGAGGACCCTGACCCACGCCATCCACGACAACGGCAACTGCCGGGCCTGTCACATGCCGCTCACGGCCGGCCTTGCCTCCGGCGGCGAGCTGGCCTCCCATCGCTTCCAGCCCGTGCGACCGGCGGCCACCGTGGAACTCGGGAGCGGCGACGTGGACAGGCAGCCGAATTCCTGCAATGCGTGCCATTATCACGGGAAGCAGCCTCCCGCCGTGCTGGAAGCCTATCTCCAGGCACGCGTCAAGAGGCACTACGAGGCTCCGGCGGCGCAGACCGCCCGGAAGAACCCGTAATCCGGGCGCTGCGGAAAGAAACATGGGCCGAGCGAGCGACTGGGGCGGGCCTCGCCCGCGCAAACTGATCGCGGTGGTCTGCGCCGCAGCGGCGGCGCTCTTCCTTTCCGTGCGACAGGGCGCCTCGTTTCTGGCCAGTCCGTCCTTCTGCTCCTCATGCCACGTCATGAGCGCGCAATACGTCTCGCACCGCAGG encodes the following:
- a CDS encoding glycosyltransferase; the encoded protein is MKKRTVIVSGLACTYPLGGVAWDYIQYLHGFHKLGHDVYYLEDTGGWAYDPFNVTFTEDYSYHIKYLTDYLAALDPDLAKRFCVRDPGDNFHGLSREQLSDVVKRADVVFNISTTLWLREEYQSIPVKVLIDSDPMYTQAGIPDYLAGTASEKDVKNIEHMKMHDRFFSFAENFGKDGCLIPKGVFDWHPTRQPMVLSCWDTPRKPASDAFTTVLSWQPKESGPVIDGVQYGGKNTEFLRFIDLPQKTKATLELALGQGRPPREMLEEKGWKLEDGFAKSTTPWLYRDYIWDSFAEFSMAKNAYVASKSGWFSCRSSCYLAAGRPCVVQDTGFSRFMPVGEGVLAFNTEDEALAGIEAVRSDWEKHSKAAKAFAKEWFDSDKVLGKLLTEAME
- the galE gene encoding UDP-glucose 4-epimerase GalE, with protein sequence MKGNILVTGGAGYIGSHTCKALKQAGYQPITFDNMVYGHEWAVKWGPLIKGDILDGETLDAVFKQYAPLAVLHFAAFAYVGESVADPEKYYRNNVMGTLSLLSAMRRAKCKNIVFSSTCATYGVPSELPLREDHPQKPINPYGWTKLMMEQTLKDFDTAYGIRHAALRYFNAAGADPDCEIGEEHDPETHLIPLVIAATQGKRGNVEIYGTDYDTPDGTCIRDYIHVADLAVAHIQALEYLQDKDESLVVNLGTGNGQTVREVIRAVEKVSGKATPVKEGPRRPGDPPGLYAYADKAYKLLGWKPQYGDIETIVGTAWKWHEKAKS
- a CDS encoding methyl-accepting chemotaxis protein, yielding MKRSITVKLMLGTFVIILLPMIAIFLLTSGNISTLSRDNFTQAATAELRQASNVVASFLGEAKLNITMAASLPVNKRIEELKTTFVGTSEATLAKVWPDDEAGRLMYEAFGPLRESHPDYLAIYTGNRDGKYIINHKDTGKKQPAGFDPRQRPWWKSAMATPREAVVTPAYEAVDKTPMISVCKAILDAKGDILGISAMDITLTQITDLIKKVRIGRTGYVILVQDDGVVISDPKKPEHNFKKIAEIGNDSLAAFFKSGSATGSVNVGGTAYSAAAYTSPELKWRFIGLIEESELMEPVSAAVTPIAGVALASMAAMGLGIWILTRRIVIRPLNRVNAFLGDISKGSYGRIEHRSTDEIGSIFDALNTMSATLRNNIAEIEARTADAQDKAHAARLATDEAESAKLQAERARAEGMLDAAHRLEEVAHELSAAVGSLADHSADIRQGTDVQRERISSTATAMEEMNSTVLEVARNASNAAQQGKDARDKASLGAQVVAKSLEAMRETQRKTTALRESMNQLDSQAQAIGKIMTTIEDIADQTNLLALNAAIEAARAGEAGRGFAVVADEVRKLAEKTMVATKEVGESIQSIQRVAGENVRSVEAAVADLDQAANLAGESGSALGEIVSSTDDSAGQIQSIATAAEEQSATSEEINRSVDEINAIAVRTDEHVNASLGALQDLEAQAAALAQLIDQLKRQAGGTRALGV
- a CDS encoding late competence development ComFB family protein; its protein translation is MSDAHLVVGGVDLAKIRNKNELRVARLLDKVLAEDGAGVTDPLDIQDVYALTLNLLPSRYRQLGTIVLSEPVKDSHIESAIRRALRTVKERPNR
- a CDS encoding multiheme c-type cytochrome, which encodes MRYDLKSLLVFLAVCVVGPAGCSRNADAPAPPMSAGGERAASSEYVGSQRCGTCHARNYHSWRGTKHANMLAEPDNRSVVGDFSRAGVLDLPEGLAARMHEKDGRRFVSLEQGGRSREDQSVAYVLGGARRQMYVAVSREGKLCVPPVQWNVRDGRWSSPQGPDGATDDWLRDCAGCHVTGLGQAGAQGGGVKTWSEDAIGCEACHGPGARHANAKNPEKPDTIFNPGSVPEEARAAMVCGRCHTRGTSSDGRAYPPGVEPGGDFRHGFAEVKRDDARYFWPDGSSRANRQQYADFVTSTMYERGVKCWSCHNPHKASENNASSLRLTGNSLCRSCHPAGAGERTLTHAIHDNGNCRACHMPLTAGLASGGELASHRFQPVRPAATVELGSGDVDRQPNSCNACHYHGKQPPAVLEAYLQARVKRHYEAPAAQTARKNP